The following proteins are co-located in the Carassius gibelio isolate Cgi1373 ecotype wild population from Czech Republic chromosome A9, carGib1.2-hapl.c, whole genome shotgun sequence genome:
- the LOC128019540 gene encoding uncharacterized protein LOC128019540 isoform X2 — protein MSFTATPGHHGPWVHPQRRTRAGSRATTSPPPAFELSIQNRFAPLRETGRDAVIIGDSIVRHIPAILKDGESPRVVVLHAGVNDTTLRQTETLKRDFRSLIETVRSTTPAATIVVSGPLPTYRRGHERFSRLFALNEWLLSWCKEQKLLFVNNWNLFWERPRLFRADGLHPSRVGAELLSDNISRTLRSM, from the exons atgtccttcactgcgacgccgggacaccacggaccctgggtgcatccacagcggaggacgcgagccgggtcccgggcgactacttctccccctcctgccttcgagctctccatccagaaccgcttcgctcccctccgcgagacaggacgcgacgctgtgatcatcggagactccatcgtccgacac atacccgcgatcctgaaggacggcgagagccccagagtggtcgtgcttcacgccggggttaacgacaccacgctgcggcagacggagacgctgaagagggacttcaggagcctgatcgagacggttcgcagcacgacgcccgcggcgacgatcgtcgtgtcaggaccactgcccacgtatcgacgaggacacgaaaggttcagtagactttttgctttaaatgaatggttgttgtcatggtgtaaagaacagaaactgctatttgttaataactggaatcttttctgggagcgtcctagactgtttcgcgctgatggattacaccccagcagagtcggagcggagctgctctctgacaacatctccaggacacttcgctccatgtga
- the LOC128019540 gene encoding uncharacterized protein LOC128019540 isoform X1 — translation MSFTATPGHHGPWVHPQRRTRAGSRATTSPPPAFELSIQNRFAPLRETGRDAVIIGDSIVRHVSATLAEGKVHTHCLPGARVLDVSAQIPAILKDGESPRVVVLHAGVNDTTLRQTETLKRDFRSLIETVRSTTPAATIVVSGPLPTYRRGHERFSRLFALNEWLLSWCKEQKLLFVNNWNLFWERPRLFRADGLHPSRVGAELLSDNISRTLRSM, via the coding sequence atgtccttcactgcgacgccgggacaccacggaccctgggtgcatccacagcggaggacgcgagccgggtcccgggcgactacttctccccctcctgccttcgagctctccatccagaaccgcttcgctcccctccgcgagacaggacgcgacgctgtgatcatcggagactccatcgtccgacacgtaagtgctacgttagccgaaggtaaagtgcacactcattgtttgcctggtgctcgtgttctcgatgtttctgcgcagatacccgcgatcctgaaggacggcgagagccccagagtggtcgtgcttcacgccggggttaacgacaccacgctgcggcagacggagacgctgaagagggacttcaggagcctgatcgagacggttcgcagcacgacgcccgcggcgacgatcgtcgtgtcaggaccactgcccacgtatcgacgaggacacgaaaggttcagtagactttttgctttaaatgaatggttgttgtcatggtgtaaagaacagaaactgctatttgttaataactggaatcttttctgggagcgtcctagactgtttcgcgctgatggattacaccccagcagagtcggagcggagctgctctctgacaacatctccaggacacttcgctccatgtga
- the LOC128019540 gene encoding uncharacterized protein LOC128019540 isoform X3, which produces MADECLHSVQLELEAVGKQIRDLEQKQAQLRERRAALESSRADAHKSGARCTQDAIFPDVLHCDAGTPRTLGASTAEDASRVPGDYFSPSCLRALHPEPLRSPPRDRTRRCDHRRLHRPTHTRDPEGRREPQSGRASRRG; this is translated from the exons atggcggatgaatgtctccactctgtgcagctcgagctcgaggccgtggggaagcagattcgcgacctggaacagaagcaggcccagctgagagagcggagagccgcgctggaatcatcccgggctgacgctcacaagtccggg gcccggtgcacccaggacgcgatcttcccagatgtccttcactgcgacgccgggacaccacggaccctgggtgcatccacagcggaggacgcgagccgggtcccgggcgactacttctccccctcctgccttcgagctctccatccagaaccgcttcgctcccctccgcgagacaggacgcgacgctgtgatcatcggagactccatcgtccgacac atacccgcgatcctgaaggacggcgagagccccagagtggtcgtgcttcacgccggggttaa